TATTTTCGGACGGGATTTGCTGTTGATTTGCAGAAATTCCCCGCACAATCCACAAAAAAAACGGCTCCGTCTCAGGAGCCGTTTTTTTCTATGTGAATGTATGTAAAGAGCTGACGCTTTCTGACTTCCACTCCGACTTATTTATCGTAGTACATCATAAATTCCCACGGGTGCGGCCGGGTCCGAATCGCTTCGACATCTTTCCGTTTCAGCCCGATCCAAGCCTCGATCAAATCTTTAGTAAACACCCCGCCCTCCAGCAAAAAGGCATAATCCTCTTCCAGCGCATTGAGCGCCTTGGTCAGCGAGGTCGGCAGAAGCGGGATCCGGTCGCGCTCCGCCTCGGCCAAATCGGTCAAATTCCTGTCCACAGCCTGACCCGGATCAATCTTGTTCTTGATCCCGTCCAGTCCCGCCATCAGCATCGCGGCATAAGCCAGATACGGGTTGCAGGTGGCGTCCGGAGGCCGGAATTCCATCCGATGAGTCGATGGTTTCCGCTGGTATCCCGGAATCCGGATACAGGCTGTCCGGTTGCCGACCGAGTATGTCCCCCAGACCGGCGCCTCGAATCCCGGCACCAGCCGTTTGTAGGAATTGGTCGAGGGATCGGTGAAAGCGAAGATCGCCGCGGCATGTTTCAACAGCCCGCCGATATAGTGCAACCCCGTCTTGGAAAACCGGGCCGGCCCTTTTGAATCATAGAAAATCGAACCGTCCTGGTCGGCAATATACTGATGCACATGCATCCCCGATCCCGGCTCGTTATAAAGCGGCTTGGGCATAAATGTCGCCGATTTGCCCATCCGGAAAACATGGTTCTTGACGAAATACTTGATCATCATGGTCTGGTCGCCAATCCGGGTCATCTCGTCCAGAGCGATTTCGATTTCATGCTGACCGGCCCCGCCGACTTCATGATGATGATATTTCAGACCGATCCCGACTCCCTTCAGAAGAGTCGTGATCTGGGAGCGCAAATTGAAGGTCCGATCCAGGGGCGGTGCCGCATGATATCCCCCCTTGTACTGTACCTTATAACCCAGATTTTTCTCGCCCTCGCGCCCGGTGTTCCACTCGGCCTCTTCGGAATCGATATAGTAGTACCCCTCGTCCGGCCCCTGGTTGAATTTGACATAATCGAACAGGTAAAACTCGAATTCGGGACCGAGAATCGCCCTGGTCCCCGGAAGAACCGTCTTGAGATATTTATCGGCGAACTGCAGTACCCGCCGGGGATTACGCGAGTAGGGCACAATCTCGCCATCGACCGCCATAATATCGCATATAAATGAAAGAGTCGGGATATCGAAAAAAGGATCAATAAAATTTGCCTGCGGATCCGGCAGGGCGATCATATCGCCGTTTTCGATTTTGGCGAACCCGGGAAGCGAGGAGCCATCCACCCCT
The Candidatus Zixiibacteriota bacterium DNA segment above includes these coding regions:
- the glnA gene encoding type I glutamate--ammonia ligase, with product MADLASLQKMAKERKVEYIDLKFSDLIGAWHHITIPIESLNEDLFRDGVGVDGSSLPGFAKIENGDMIALPDPQANFIDPFFDIPTLSFICDIMAVDGEIVPYSRNPRRVLQFADKYLKTVLPGTRAILGPEFEFYLFDYVKFNQGPDEGYYYIDSEEAEWNTGREGEKNLGYKVQYKGGYHAAPPLDRTFNLRSQITTLLKGVGIGLKYHHHEVGGAGQHEIEIALDEMTRIGDQTMMIKYFVKNHVFRMGKSATFMPKPLYNEPGSGMHVHQYIADQDGSIFYDSKGPARFSKTGLHYIGGLLKHAAAIFAFTDPSTNSYKRLVPGFEAPVWGTYSVGNRTACIRIPGYQRKPSTHRMEFRPPDATCNPYLAYAAMLMAGLDGIKNKIDPGQAVDRNLTDLAEAERDRIPLLPTSLTKALNALEEDYAFLLEGGVFTKDLIEAWIGLKRKDVEAIRTRPHPWEFMMYYDK